The following nucleotide sequence is from Streptomyces bathyalis.
AGCCCGTGGGACGCAGCAGCTCCTCCAGCTTCTCCGGGTCGGCTGCGGCCATGTCCTCGGGAGTGGGGTAGGCGGCGAAGACCGCGGGCGTCGTCTGGTTGACCCGCAGGTCCGTGGTCTGGGCGGAGAGGACCGTGGCGACCAGCAGCTGGAATGGGTTCTCGAAGTCGAGCTCCGGGTGGGCGTAGTAGTACACCTCGGCCAGCTCGCGGTTGATGCGACGGGCGCGGCGGACCTTGGCGAGGTGGGACTCGGGCTTCCCGGACGCCTTCTTCGGGGCGGGCCCGGCCTGCTTTGCCGACGTCTTCTTCGCCGCCGTCTTCTTCGCCGACGTCGTCCCTGCCGGGGCCTTCTTCGCCGGGGTCTTCTTCGGGGCGGCCTTCGCGGGCGCGGCTTTCCCGGCCGCCGCCTTGCCGGCTGCGGCCTTCTTCACCGGCTTACCGGCGGCAGCCTTCTTCACGGGCTTGCCGGTGCTCCCCGCGGCCGCCATCGCATCGGCGGCCGGGGCAGCATCGGACCCCTTTGTCCGGCTTGCCCTGTTGAGGGGCTCCTGTTCGCCCACAGCGGAATCTCCCATCGCGGTCACCCGCACGGCCCCGCTCTGCGTGCGCTCACCGGGGCATCACGGGGTAACTGACACCCGGCCAGCGTAGAGGGGCCCGCTGACATCCGCCCCGCACGAAGGCAATTCCCGGCCCGATCGGCCCCCTGCCTTCGGGAACGCTGGGGACGTGAGTCAAACTTGTGATTGATCGCACTGTTTCACCGTCCGGCATCATTGGGCTCGATGTCCCCTCGCCCTCACGGACCTGAGGCCGCCCTGGGGCCTGGGGAGACGCCGCCCCTCGGCCCGTGGGAGCCTTGTGAGGCCCCTGGGGACCCCATTGGGCTAGGTCGACAAGGAGAGAACTCGTGGACGACGTTCTGCGGCGCGCCCCGCTCTTCGCGGCGCTCGATGAGGAGCAAGCCGCTGAGCTGCGCGCCTCCATGTCGGAGACCACGCTCGCGCGAAGTGAGGCCCTCTTCCACGAGGGCGACCCGGGCGACCGTCTCTATGTAGTGACCGAAGGGAAGGTCAAGCTCCACCGGACCTCCCCTGACGGCCGGGAGAACATGCTGGCCGTGCTGGGCCCCGGCGAGCTCATCGGCGAGCTCTCCCTCTTCGACCCCGGCCCGCGTACGGCGACGGCCTCGGCCCTGACCGAGGTGAAACTGCTCGGCCTGGGCCACGGCGACCTCCAGCCCTGGCTGAACGTACGTCCCGAGGTGGCCTCCGCACTGCTGCGGGCCATCGCCCGCAGGCTGCGCCGCACCAACGACTCGATGTCCGACCTTGTCTTCTCCGACGTCCCCGGCCGCGTCGCGAAGCAGCTGCTCGATCTTTCGCGCCGCTTCGGCGTGCAGTCGGAAGAGGGCATCCACGTCGTGCACGACCTCACGCAGGAGGAGCTGGCGCAGCTCGTCGGCGCG
It contains:
- a CDS encoding Crp/Fnr family transcriptional regulator translates to MDDVLRRAPLFAALDEEQAAELRASMSETTLARSEALFHEGDPGDRLYVVTEGKVKLHRTSPDGRENMLAVLGPGELIGELSLFDPGPRTATASALTEVKLLGLGHGDLQPWLNVRPEVASALLRAIARRLRRTNDSMSDLVFSDVPGRVAKQLLDLSRRFGVQSEEGIHVVHDLTQEELAQLVGASRETVNKALADFAGRGWLRLEARAVILLDIERLAKRSR